A genomic region of bacterium 336/3 contains the following coding sequences:
- a CDS encoding pyruvate dehydrogenase, whose protein sequence is MAKAKTSTTQKTSKKETSNKREFSKETYLFWFEKMLLIRRFEEKAGQLYGRQKIKGFCHLYIGQEACAVGAASALTKDDKWITAYRDHGHPLALGTTSRAVMAELFAKATGCSKGKGGSMHIFDKAVNFVGGHGIVGGQIPLGAGLAFAEKYNKTKNLCICYMGDGATRQGALHEAFNMAMLWQLPVIFVIENNGYAMGTSVGRTSNVTELYQLGESYDMPSEPVDAMNVEEVHLAVERAAERARSGNGPTLLEFRTYRYRGHSMSDPAKYRTKEELEAYKALDPIEQVRATILKKKYATEADLEAIEARLMAEVEDSVEFAENSPYPDAKEAFTDIYVQQDYPFLMD, encoded by the coding sequence ATGGCAAAGGCAAAAACTTCTACAACACAAAAGACTTCTAAAAAGGAGACTTCTAACAAAAGAGAATTTTCTAAAGAAACTTATCTCTTTTGGTTTGAAAAGATGCTTTTAATCCGTCGTTTTGAAGAAAAGGCTGGACAATTATATGGAAGACAGAAAATCAAAGGCTTTTGCCACTTGTACATAGGGCAAGAGGCTTGTGCAGTAGGTGCTGCTTCTGCTCTTACCAAAGATGATAAATGGATTACTGCATATAGAGACCACGGACATCCATTGGCGTTAGGCACAACTTCAAGAGCTGTGATGGCGGAGCTTTTTGCAAAAGCAACAGGTTGCTCAAAAGGTAAGGGAGGCTCTATGCATATTTTTGATAAAGCAGTTAATTTTGTAGGTGGACACGGAATTGTAGGTGGACAAATTCCTTTGGGGGCTGGATTAGCTTTCGCAGAAAAATATAACAAAACTAAAAATCTTTGTATTTGTTACATGGGTGATGGAGCAACCAGACAAGGAGCTCTTCACGAAGCCTTTAATATGGCTATGTTGTGGCAATTGCCTGTAATTTTTGTTATTGAAAACAATGGTTATGCAATGGGTACATCTGTTGGGCGTACTTCTAATGTAACAGAATTATACCAATTGGGTGAAAGCTATGATATGCCTTCTGAGCCTGTAGATGCTATGAATGTAGAAGAAGTTCATTTGGCAGTAGAAAGAGCAGCAGAAAGAGCGAGAAGTGGAAATGGACCTACTTTGTTGGAATTCAGAACATACCGTTATCGTGGACACTCAATGTCTGACCCAGCCAAATATCGTACAAAAGAAGAATTGGAAGCATACAAAGCTCTTGATCCGATTGAGCAGGTAAGAGCAACCATTCTCAAGAAAAAATATGCTACAGAAGCAGACTTGGAAGCAATAGAAGCAAGACTTATGGCAGAAGTAGAAGATTCTGTAGAGTTTGCCGAAAACTCTCCATATCCAGATGCAAAAGAGGCATTTACAGATATTTATGTGCAACAAGATTATCCTTTCTTGATGGATTAA
- a CDS encoding phosphatase encodes MKFAAIDIGSNAARMQISSVLQHKDSISFKKIEYVRFPLRLGLEVFNEEKISAEKEEQILKLLHAYKLLIDLHEVDDYLMMATSAMREAKNGEEIAKKVKEELGMDLQIISGDEESEVVNKGLLRVLDDRNYLHIDVGGGSTEVTLFSQKKALFSKSFEIGSVRLLEKAVPEKVWKEMQNWVEKNIKDAVPKLTAVGIGGNINKILELSKRKSKSLTTKDIEEVLETLSKYSLEELINEWELNPDRADIITPASNVYLSVMKWAKIKEIIVPGLGLKDGMMEILAEKHRLGNTTYHELEIGEW; translated from the coding sequence ATGAAATTTGCTGCTATAGATATTGGCTCCAACGCTGCAAGAATGCAGATTAGTAGTGTTCTTCAACACAAGGACAGTATTTCTTTCAAAAAGATAGAGTATGTTCGTTTTCCACTACGACTAGGATTAGAAGTATTTAACGAAGAAAAAATCAGTGCAGAAAAAGAAGAGCAAATACTAAAGTTATTGCATGCTTATAAGTTACTCATAGATTTACATGAAGTTGATGATTATCTGATGATGGCGACTTCAGCTATGAGAGAAGCAAAAAATGGAGAAGAAATAGCTAAAAAGGTAAAAGAGGAACTTGGAATGGATTTACAAATCATTTCGGGTGATGAAGAAAGTGAAGTAGTGAATAAAGGCTTATTAAGAGTTTTGGATGATAGAAATTATTTGCATATTGATGTAGGTGGAGGAAGCACAGAAGTTACTTTGTTTTCACAGAAAAAAGCATTGTTTTCTAAGTCATTTGAGATAGGCTCAGTAAGGTTGCTTGAAAAAGCTGTTCCTGAAAAAGTTTGGAAAGAAATGCAAAACTGGGTAGAAAAAAATATCAAAGATGCTGTACCTAAACTTACAGCAGTAGGAATAGGTGGAAACATTAATAAAATTTTAGAACTTTCTAAAAGAAAAAGTAAATCTTTGACCACCAAAGATATAGAAGAAGTCTTAGAAACATTAAGTAAATACTCTTTGGAGGAGCTGATAAATGAATGGGAGTTGAACCCTGACAGAGCAGATATTATTACGCCAGCCTCTAATGTATATCTTTCTGTCATGAAATGGGCTAAAATTAAAGAAATTATTGTACCAGGTTTAGGTTTAAAAGATGGTATGATGGAAATATTGGCAGAAAAACACAGACTAGGCAATACTACTTACCATGAGTTAGAAATTGGTGAATGGTAA